A stretch of the Arvicola amphibius chromosome 8, mArvAmp1.2, whole genome shotgun sequence genome encodes the following:
- the Rnaset2 gene encoding ribonuclease T2, with protein MASAGARGAFPGWVSVLAWGLALWCLCGAGPLWSGNHEWKKLILTQHWPPTVCKEVDGCRDTLDYWTIHGLWPDRAEDCNQSWHFNLDEIKDLLGDMKIYWPDVIHPSSNRSRFWKHEWDKHGTCAAQVDALNSEKKYFGKSLDLYKQIDLNSVLLKFGIKPSINYYQLADFRDALTRIYGVVPKIQCLVPEQGESVQTVGQIELCFTKEDLHLRNCTEPDERLSFRQDAWLAAGASTHGMMVCEDGPIFYPPPAKTQL; from the exons ATGGCATCGGCGGGGGCTCGCGGCGCCTTCCCGGGCTGGGTCTCCGTGCTGGCTTGGGGCCTGGCGCTGTGGTGCCTGTGCGGGGCGGGCCCGCTGTGGAG TGGCAACCACGAGTGGAAGAAACTAATTTTGACCCAGCACTGGCCCCCAACAGTTTGCAAG GAAGTTGACGGCTGCAGAGATACTCTGGATTATTGGACAATACATGGACTATG GCCTGATAGAGCAGAAGATTGTAACCAATCCTGGCACTTTAACTTAGATGAGATTAAG GATCTTCTGGGAGACATGAAGATCTACTGGCCCGATGTCATCCACCCGTCCTCTAACCGCAGCCGGTTCTG GAAACATGAATGGGATAAGCACGGCACCTGCGCTGCCCAGGTGGATGCCCTCAACTCCGAGAAGAAGTACTTCGGGAAGAGCCTGGATCTGTACAAGCAGATCGACCTCAACAG tgTGCTGCTAAAATTTGGGATCAAGCCATCTATCAATTACTACCAG CTTGCAGATTTCAGAGATGCGCTTACCAGGATCTATGGCGTGGTGCCTAAAATCCAGTGTCTTGTGCCAGAACAG GGAGAGAGTGTACAAACTGTTGGTCAAATAGAATTATGTTTCACCAAGGAGGACCTCCATCTGCGAAACTGCACTGAGCCAGATGAGCGGCTGTCCTTCAGGCAGGACGCCTGGCTGGCCGCGGGGGCTTCCACGCACGGGATGATGGTCTGTGAAGATGGTCCGATCTTCTATCCTCCGCCTGCAAAGACCCAACTTTGA